A single Euzebya sp. DNA region contains:
- the map gene encoding type I methionyl aminopeptidase, protein MIIRKSPSELEVMARSGKIIADMHEMLAAAVRPGISTGELDAMAEDYIVRHGAVPAFKGYGGVGTRMPFPGTLCASVNDEIVHGIPSPETVLDEGDLIKIDAGCVLEGYYSDSACTWIVGGEDAVAPEVAELVRVTREGLWAGLLAARAKQRIGDISAAVEAVGVRHGYGIVREYVGHGVGRALHEDPQVPNHGRAGRGPKLATGRVLAIEPMFNLGTEETVTLDDEWTVVTADQHLSAHWEHTVAITPDGPWVLTARSDETAHPLAEPDRIPVQLVGA, encoded by the coding sequence ATGATCATCCGCAAGTCGCCCTCAGAGCTCGAGGTGATGGCCCGGTCGGGCAAGATCATCGCCGACATGCACGAGATGCTCGCCGCGGCCGTGCGCCCGGGCATCTCCACCGGTGAGCTCGACGCGATGGCGGAGGACTACATCGTCCGCCACGGCGCGGTCCCGGCCTTCAAGGGCTACGGCGGCGTGGGCACGCGGATGCCGTTCCCCGGCACCCTCTGCGCCTCGGTCAACGACGAGATCGTCCACGGCATCCCGTCGCCCGAGACCGTCCTCGACGAGGGCGACCTGATCAAGATCGACGCCGGCTGCGTGCTGGAGGGGTACTACTCCGACTCGGCGTGCACCTGGATCGTCGGCGGCGAGGACGCCGTCGCGCCCGAGGTGGCCGAGCTGGTCCGCGTCACCCGCGAGGGCCTCTGGGCCGGTCTCCTCGCCGCGCGCGCCAAGCAGCGGATCGGGGACATCTCCGCCGCGGTCGAGGCCGTGGGCGTCCGCCACGGCTACGGGATCGTGCGGGAGTACGTGGGCCACGGCGTGGGTCGCGCCCTCCACGAGGACCCGCAGGTCCCGAACCACGGCCGCGCCGGTCGCGGGCCGAAGCTCGCCACCGGCCGGGTCCTGGCGATCGAGCCGATGTTCAACCTCGGGACCGAGGAGACGGTGACCCTCGACGACGAGTGGACCGTCGTGACCGCCGACCAGCACCTGAGCGCCCACTGGGAGCACACCGTCGCGATCACCCCCGACGGTCCCTGGGTGCTGACCGCGCGCAGCGACGAGACCGCCCACCCGCTCGCCGAACCGGACCGGATCCCCGTCCAGCTCGTCGGCGCGTAG
- a CDS encoding ABC transporter permease, producing the protein MTSFEALKLVTMRELTQRGRSKSYVLGAVFTLVLLGAAILLPQALGGGPVEEHVGSLGEGNDAILGATESLLRERSDPDRELTFEVTTFDSEDDARAALAEGEIELVLVDGESILRQGSAGFGGSDLQDTIQEAAGVSTLEDRLEGTGTSVADVTAALSGDPLPVRTVQGEADADLELARSLIAYGGMFLLYMAILLYGQWTLSTIAEEKASRVVEVLLATLKPWQLLAGKVIGVGLLGLAQFVVTVLWILALIRVTDTFELPAIPIDSAVSLIVWFILGYALYAVLYAGVGALVSRMEDAQSVAGPVAVIAVVGFLVSFQVLDDPSGALGRIMSFVPFTAPFVVPIRVAYAEIGIAEHLAAVAVTAAVTAVLVRIAGRIYAGGLLHFGRRLSLRQAWRSAEAR; encoded by the coding sequence ATGACCTCGTTCGAAGCCCTCAAGCTCGTCACGATGCGGGAGCTGACCCAGCGCGGGCGCTCCAAGTCCTACGTGCTGGGCGCGGTGTTCACCCTGGTCCTGCTCGGCGCGGCCATCCTGTTGCCCCAGGCGCTCGGCGGCGGCCCGGTGGAGGAGCACGTCGGATCCCTCGGCGAGGGCAACGACGCGATCCTCGGCGCCACCGAGTCCCTCCTCCGCGAGCGGAGCGACCCCGATCGCGAGCTCACCTTCGAGGTCACGACCTTCGACAGCGAGGACGACGCGCGTGCCGCCCTGGCCGAGGGTGAGATCGAGCTCGTCCTCGTCGACGGCGAGTCGATCCTGCGCCAGGGCTCGGCCGGCTTCGGCGGCTCGGACCTGCAGGACACCATCCAGGAGGCGGCGGGCGTGTCGACCCTCGAGGACCGCCTGGAGGGCACCGGCACCAGCGTCGCCGACGTGACCGCGGCGCTGAGCGGCGATCCCCTGCCGGTCCGCACCGTCCAGGGCGAGGCGGACGCGGACCTCGAGCTCGCCCGCAGCCTGATCGCCTACGGCGGCATGTTCCTCCTCTACATGGCGATCCTGCTGTACGGCCAGTGGACCCTCAGCACGATCGCCGAGGAGAAGGCCAGCCGGGTCGTCGAGGTCCTGCTGGCGACGTTGAAGCCGTGGCAGCTGCTGGCCGGGAAGGTCATCGGCGTCGGCCTGCTCGGCCTGGCGCAGTTCGTGGTGACGGTCCTCTGGATCCTCGCGCTGATCAGGGTCACCGACACCTTCGAGCTGCCGGCGATCCCGATCGACTCCGCCGTCTCGCTGATCGTGTGGTTCATCCTCGGCTACGCGCTCTACGCGGTGCTCTACGCAGGGGTCGGCGCGCTGGTCAGCCGGATGGAGGACGCCCAGTCCGTCGCCGGTCCGGTCGCCGTGATCGCCGTCGTCGGCTTCCTGGTCAGCTTCCAGGTGCTCGACGACCCCTCCGGGGCGCTCGGGCGGATCATGAGCTTCGTGCCCTTCACCGCACCGTTCGTCGTCCCCATCCGTGTGGCGTACGCCGAGATCGGCATCGCCGAGCACCTGGCAGCCGTCGCGGTCACCGCGGCCGTCACGGCGGTGCTGGTCCGGATCGCCGGGCGCATCTACGCCGGTGGGCTCCTGCACTTCGGGCGGCGCCTGAGCCTGCGCCAGGCCTGGCGGTCCGCCGAGGCGCGCTGA
- a CDS encoding ABC transporter ATP-binding protein gives MLEIDDLHKRYGDIVALDGCSFAVTPGRMLGFLGKNGAGKTTTMRAVFGLLTPDRGEVRWDGHVVTDADRVRFGYMPEERGLYPKMKIAEQLTYFGRIHGMAKDAARAAAERWLTDLDLGDRLEDPLEDLSQGNQQRVQLAAALIHDPDVLVLDEPFNGLDPIGAGTMARVLRDRAAAGTAVVFSSHQLDVVEDLCEDVAIIDRGRIVRTGEVESLKSASSYRIVELDLTDAQAAVLGDLDGVLETRYEAGRHVLRVKRDIDIRRLLATVDSAEGVEHFVFTTPSLTDLFKEAVA, from the coding sequence ATGCTGGAGATCGACGACCTCCACAAGCGCTACGGCGACATCGTCGCCCTGGACGGCTGCTCGTTCGCCGTCACCCCAGGGCGCATGCTCGGCTTCCTCGGCAAGAACGGCGCCGGCAAGACCACGACGATGCGCGCGGTCTTCGGGCTGCTCACCCCCGATCGGGGTGAGGTCCGCTGGGACGGCCACGTGGTGACCGACGCCGACCGCGTGCGCTTCGGCTACATGCCCGAGGAGCGCGGGCTGTACCCGAAGATGAAGATCGCCGAGCAGCTCACCTACTTCGGCCGCATCCACGGCATGGCCAAGGACGCCGCGCGGGCCGCGGCGGAGCGCTGGCTGACCGACCTGGACCTGGGCGATCGCCTCGAGGACCCCCTCGAGGACCTCTCCCAGGGCAACCAGCAGCGCGTGCAGCTGGCCGCGGCGCTGATCCACGACCCGGACGTGCTGGTGCTCGACGAGCCGTTCAACGGCCTCGACCCGATCGGCGCCGGCACGATGGCCCGGGTCCTGCGGGACCGGGCAGCCGCCGGCACGGCGGTCGTGTTCTCGAGCCACCAGCTCGACGTCGTCGAGGACCTCTGCGAGGACGTCGCGATCATCGACCGCGGGCGGATCGTCCGCACCGGCGAGGTGGAGTCCCTCAAGTCCGCGTCGTCGTACCGCATCGTCGAGCTGGACCTGACCGACGCCCAGGCCGCGGTGCTCGGCGACCTCGACGGGGTGCTCGAGACGCGCTACGAGGCCGGCCGCCACGTCCTGCGCGTCAAGCGGGACATCGACATCCGCCGGCTGCTCGCCACCGTCGACTCAGCCGAGGGCGTCGAGCACTTCGTCTTCACCACCCCGTCGCTCACCGACCTGTTCAAGGAGGCCGTCGCATGA
- a CDS encoding sensor histidine kinase, whose translation MTAPPVARLPGRLDRPDRRDLGILGLMLVLGGLNLFIAQGFDDEDAMFISHLPAWGDWVAFLLLIVPVAWRRVAPAWVCAWVGLGFVAFRLLQVPEGLMSSVAVYLTIHAAGAYEADKGRRDLARGLALAGGLVAVVVALVQEAQAVDFDAALALTFTIGINVAFYVTAWALGDSTRKRAEAELELTRRAEQLATEREARAQQAVTEERVRIARELHDVVAHHVSVMGVQAAAARHVMARDAEAATGALANVEESGRQAVAELQRLVGILRSEHAGGVDEPQPTLDGLDALVGSMRGAGLGVDLRVIGRERPVPSSVELSAYRIIQEALTNVLRHAPGAATTVVLSYLSEALQVEVVNGTPTSHGEATGPGGGRGLLGMRERVAMLGGTFDHGPAPRGGYRVAALLPIAPVPAPEPAARA comes from the coding sequence GTGACCGCCCCACCCGTCGCACGCCTCCCCGGTCGGCTGGACCGCCCGGACCGCCGTGACCTCGGGATCCTCGGCCTCATGCTGGTCCTCGGCGGCCTGAACCTCTTCATCGCGCAGGGGTTCGACGACGAGGACGCGATGTTCATCAGCCACCTCCCGGCGTGGGGGGACTGGGTGGCGTTCCTCCTCCTCATCGTCCCCGTCGCCTGGCGGCGGGTCGCCCCCGCCTGGGTCTGCGCCTGGGTGGGCCTCGGGTTTGTCGCCTTCCGGTTGCTGCAGGTGCCGGAGGGCCTGATGTCGTCGGTCGCCGTGTACCTCACCATCCACGCCGCGGGGGCCTACGAGGCCGACAAGGGCCGGCGGGACCTGGCGCGCGGACTGGCGCTCGCCGGCGGGCTGGTCGCCGTCGTGGTGGCCCTGGTGCAGGAGGCGCAGGCCGTCGACTTCGACGCCGCGCTGGCCCTCACCTTCACCATCGGCATCAACGTCGCCTTCTACGTCACCGCCTGGGCGCTCGGCGACTCGACGCGCAAGCGCGCGGAGGCCGAGCTCGAGCTGACCCGCCGCGCCGAGCAGCTGGCCACCGAGCGGGAGGCGCGGGCGCAGCAGGCCGTCACCGAGGAGCGGGTCCGGATCGCCCGGGAGCTCCACGACGTCGTGGCCCACCACGTCAGCGTGATGGGCGTCCAGGCCGCCGCGGCCCGCCACGTCATGGCCCGCGACGCCGAGGCCGCCACCGGCGCCCTCGCGAACGTCGAGGAGTCGGGCCGCCAGGCCGTGGCCGAGCTCCAGCGCCTGGTCGGCATCCTCCGCAGCGAGCACGCCGGCGGGGTGGACGAGCCCCAACCCACCCTCGACGGCCTCGACGCGCTGGTGGGGTCGATGCGGGGCGCCGGGCTGGGGGTCGACCTGCGGGTGATCGGCCGTGAGCGGCCCGTCCCGTCGTCGGTGGAGCTGTCCGCCTACCGGATCATCCAGGAGGCGCTGACCAACGTGCTGCGCCACGCGCCCGGCGCCGCGACGACCGTGGTGCTCAGCTACCTGTCCGAGGCGCTGCAGGTCGAGGTCGTCAACGGCACGCCGACCAGCCACGGCGAGGCGACGGGGCCAGGCGGCGGGCGCGGGCTGCTCGGCATGCGCGAGCGGGTCGCCATGCTGGGCGGCACCTTCGACCACGGGCCGGCGCCCCGCGGCGGCTACCGGGTCGCGGCCCTGCTGCCGATCGCCCCGGTCCCAGCCCCCGAGCCGGCGGCGCGCGCGTGA
- a CDS encoding response regulator produces the protein MEVVLVDDQHLVRSGFRMILESEPDITIVGEAGDGREAVRLARALNPHVMLMDIQMPEVDGLQATEQVMALPSPPKVLVLTTFDREDYVFSALRLGASGFLLKNAPPAQLVDAVRVVAAGDSLLSPSVTRRIVEAFAAGPALSVPDPALQRLTEREVEVLRLMATGQSNTEIAAELVVGEATVKTHVSNVFSKLGVRDRVQAVVWAFEHGVAR, from the coding sequence ATCGAGGTGGTGCTGGTCGATGACCAGCACCTCGTGCGCTCGGGCTTCCGGATGATCCTCGAGTCCGAGCCGGACATCACCATCGTCGGCGAGGCCGGTGACGGGCGTGAGGCGGTCAGGCTGGCCCGGGCGCTGAACCCCCACGTCATGCTGATGGACATCCAGATGCCCGAGGTCGACGGGCTGCAGGCCACCGAGCAGGTGATGGCCCTGCCGTCACCCCCGAAGGTGCTGGTGCTGACCACGTTCGACCGCGAGGACTACGTCTTCAGCGCCCTCCGCCTCGGTGCGAGCGGCTTCCTCCTGAAGAACGCCCCCCCGGCCCAGCTCGTCGACGCCGTCCGGGTCGTCGCCGCGGGGGACTCGCTGCTGAGCCCGTCGGTGACCCGGCGGATCGTCGAGGCGTTCGCCGCCGGCCCCGCGCTGTCGGTCCCGGACCCGGCGCTCCAGCGGCTCACCGAGCGGGAGGTCGAGGTGCTGCGGCTGATGGCGACCGGCCAGTCGAACACCGAGATCGCCGCCGAGCTCGTCGTCGGCGAGGCCACGGTCAAGACCCACGTGTCCAACGTGTTCTCGAAGCTGGGGGTCCGCGACCGCGTCCAGGCGGTCGTCTGGGCGTTCGAGCACGGCGTCGCCCGGTAG
- the rpsM gene encoding 30S ribosomal protein S13: MARIAGVDLPRNKRAAIGLTYIFGVGRTRALEALAATEVNPDTRIGELSDSEVQALRTYIENEYQIEGDLRREVAQNIKRKVEIGSYQGIRHRRGLPVRGQRTHTNARTRKGPKRTVAGKKKAK, encoded by the coding sequence ATGGCCAGAATCGCCGGTGTCGATCTGCCGCGAAACAAGCGTGCAGCGATCGGCCTCACCTACATCTTCGGCGTGGGTCGCACCCGTGCCCTCGAGGCGCTCGCAGCAACCGAGGTGAACCCCGACACCCGCATCGGTGAGCTGAGCGACTCCGAGGTGCAGGCGCTGCGGACCTACATCGAGAACGAGTACCAGATCGAGGGTGACCTCCGCCGGGAGGTCGCGCAGAACATCAAGCGCAAGGTGGAGATCGGGTCCTACCAGGGCATCCGCCACCGTCGCGGGCTCCCCGTCCGCGGGCAGCGCACCCACACCAACGCCCGCACCCGGAAGGGCCCCAAGCGCACCGTCGCGGGCAAGAAGAAGGCGAAGTAG
- the rpsK gene encoding 30S ribosomal protein S11, whose amino-acid sequence MAQGKKARQRGKKKERRTVPHGVAHITSSFNNTIISITDMQGNVVSWASAGNVGFKGSRKSTPYAAQQAAEKAARQAVDTFGMRKVDVRVKGPGSGRETAIRSLQANGLEVNGIRDVTPIPHNGCRPPKRRRV is encoded by the coding sequence ATGGCTCAGGGGAAGAAGGCCCGCCAGCGCGGGAAGAAGAAGGAACGTCGGACAGTCCCGCACGGGGTCGCCCACATCACCTCGTCGTTCAACAACACGATCATCTCGATCACCGACATGCAGGGGAACGTCGTCTCCTGGGCGTCGGCGGGGAACGTCGGGTTCAAGGGCTCCCGCAAGTCGACGCCGTACGCGGCGCAGCAGGCCGCCGAGAAGGCCGCCCGCCAGGCCGTCGACACCTTCGGGATGCGCAAGGTCGACGTCCGCGTCAAGGGTCCGGGCTCCGGCCGCGAGACCGCGATCCGCTCGCTGCAGGCCAACGGCCTCGAGGTGAACGGCATCCGCGACGTCACGCCGATCCCGCACAACGGCTGCCGCCCTCCCAAGCGGCGCCGGGTCTGA
- the rpsD gene encoding 30S ribosomal protein S4, whose translation MARYTGPIAKQSRRERTVLHANVKSARALEKRPYPPGEHGRGRIKESEYLLQLREKQKAKRIYGVLERQFRNYYERANSSQTGLTGENLLIYLEKRLDNVVFRGGLARTRREARQLVNHKHFKVNGRTVNIPSYEVRVGDVITLRDRSREIVPVIGALELLGNRNQPGWVSLDQDKRQISVLNDPTRDQIDVPVQEPLIVELYSK comes from the coding sequence ATGGCCCGCTACACCGGCCCCATCGCGAAGCAGTCGCGCCGTGAGCGCACCGTCCTGCACGCGAACGTCAAGTCCGCCCGCGCGCTCGAGAAGCGCCCCTACCCGCCTGGCGAGCACGGCCGCGGCCGCATCAAGGAGAGCGAGTACCTCCTGCAGCTGCGCGAGAAGCAGAAGGCGAAGCGCATCTACGGCGTGCTCGAGCGGCAGTTCCGCAACTACTACGAGCGCGCCAACTCCTCCCAGACGGGTCTGACGGGTGAGAACCTGCTGATCTACCTCGAGAAGCGCCTCGACAACGTGGTGTTCCGCGGGGGCCTGGCGCGGACGCGCCGCGAGGCCCGCCAGCTGGTGAACCACAAGCACTTCAAGGTCAACGGCCGGACCGTGAACATCCCGTCCTACGAGGTCCGGGTCGGCGACGTCATCACCCTGCGGGACCGCTCCCGCGAGATCGTCCCGGTGATCGGCGCCCTCGAGCTGCTGGGCAACCGCAACCAGCCCGGCTGGGTCTCGCTCGACCAGGACAAGCGGCAGATCAGCGTCCTGAACGACCCCACGCGCGACCAGATCGACGTGCCGGTCCAGGAGCCGCTCATCGTCGAGCTGTACTCGAAGTAG
- a CDS encoding DNA-directed RNA polymerase subunit alpha produces the protein MLIVQRPTIVEDVQIDGLRSLFTIDPLEPGFGYTLGNSLRRTLLSSIPGAAVTSVRIEGVLHEFSSVEGVKEDVTDIVLNLKDLVLRCHSDEPVEIFLGGEGPGEITADFITAPSEVEILNRDLHIATLNRKGRVEMYLTVERGRGYVTAERNKKTDMPIGVIPVDSIYSPVTRVTYRVEATRVEQMTNYDKLILDVETNGSVSPSEALSSAGETLKDLFDLFSDFEEGGPGGLSIGAGAVEPVGPMSPNLALPIEDMDLSVRSYNCLKREGVSTVGELVQKTEQDLLDIRNFGQKSIEEVKAKLNDMGLSLADYGGYSG, from the coding sequence GTGCTGATCGTTCAGCGCCCCACGATCGTCGAAGACGTCCAGATCGACGGTCTGCGCTCCCTGTTCACCATCGATCCCCTCGAGCCCGGCTTCGGCTACACCCTGGGCAACAGCCTGCGCCGGACCCTGCTGTCGAGCATCCCCGGCGCGGCGGTCACCAGCGTGCGCATCGAGGGCGTCCTCCACGAGTTCTCCTCCGTCGAGGGGGTCAAGGAGGACGTCACCGACATCGTCCTGAACCTGAAGGACCTGGTGCTGCGCTGCCACTCCGACGAGCCGGTCGAGATCTTCCTCGGCGGTGAGGGCCCCGGTGAGATCACCGCGGACTTCATCACCGCGCCGAGCGAGGTCGAGATCCTCAACCGCGACCTGCACATCGCCACGCTGAACCGCAAGGGCCGCGTGGAGATGTACCTGACCGTCGAGCGGGGCCGCGGCTACGTGACCGCCGAGCGGAACAAGAAGACCGACATGCCGATCGGCGTGATCCCGGTCGACTCGATCTACTCGCCGGTGACCCGCGTGACCTACCGCGTCGAGGCCACCCGCGTCGAGCAGATGACCAACTACGACAAGCTGATCCTCGACGTCGAGACCAACGGGTCGGTCAGCCCGTCCGAGGCGCTGTCCTCGGCCGGCGAGACCCTGAAGGACCTCTTCGACCTGTTCAGCGACTTCGAGGAGGGCGGCCCCGGCGGCCTGTCCATCGGCGCCGGCGCGGTCGAGCCGGTCGGGCCGATGTCGCCGAACCTGGCGCTCCCCATCGAGGACATGGACCTGAGCGTCCGGTCCTACAACTGCCTCAAGCGCGAGGGCGTCTCGACCGTCGGCGAGCTGGTCCAGAAGACCGAGCAGGACCTGCTCGACATCCGGAACTTCGGCCAGAAGTCCATCGAGGAGGTCAAGGCGAAGCTCAACGACATGGGCCTCAGCCTGGCCGACTACGGCGGCTACAGCGGCTAG
- the rplQ gene encoding 50S ribosomal protein L17, translating to MPKPKKGPRYGGSAKHHNMMVANLATELFRHGRIRTTKSKAKTMQPVAERMITFAKRGDLHARRQVLTVIRDKDVVHKLFADIGPAAADRNGGYTRITPIGPRKGDNAPMAVIELVDAVVGEEGENALTEAPRRRWSLRRQRGNMSRTTREREEAIMAAEDAGADTYEVPEDDVDDTEADAVEAGRITERNLAASAAADADDDEDGPEVRPEDVEARLAEDESAEDEAPEDEDASDDASGDDPKADADEEE from the coding sequence ATGCCCAAGCCCAAGAAGGGCCCCCGCTACGGCGGGTCGGCCAAGCACCACAACATGATGGTGGCGAACCTCGCCACCGAGCTGTTCCGCCACGGCCGCATCCGGACCACCAAGTCCAAGGCCAAGACGATGCAGCCCGTCGCCGAGCGGATGATCACGTTCGCCAAGCGCGGCGATCTGCATGCCCGCCGCCAGGTCCTGACGGTCATCCGCGACAAGGACGTCGTCCACAAGCTGTTCGCCGACATCGGTCCCGCCGCGGCGGACCGCAACGGCGGGTACACGCGGATCACGCCGATCGGGCCCCGCAAGGGCGACAACGCCCCGATGGCCGTGATCGAGCTGGTCGACGCCGTCGTGGGCGAGGAGGGCGAGAACGCCCTGACCGAGGCACCGCGACGTCGCTGGAGCCTGCGCCGCCAGCGCGGCAACATGTCCCGGACGACCCGTGAGCGCGAGGAGGCCATCATGGCCGCCGAGGACGCGGGCGCGGACACCTACGAGGTGCCCGAGGACGACGTCGACGACACCGAGGCCGACGCGGTCGAGGCCGGCCGGATCACCGAGCGGAACCTCGCCGCCTCCGCGGCGGCGGACGCCGACGACGACGAGGACGGTCCTGAGGTCCGCCCCGAGGACGTCGAGGCGCGCCTTGCTGAGGACGAGTCAGCTGAGGACGAGGCTCCCGAGGACGAGGACGCGTCGGACGACGCGTCTGGCGACGACCCGAAGGCCGACGCGGACGAGGAGGAGTAG
- the truA gene encoding tRNA pseudouridine(38-40) synthase TruA, giving the protein MREPTTRLRIDLAYDGEPFAGFAAQPDQHTVQGVLEDALSRVLTRGEVAVSTVVAGRTDRGVHAEAQTVHADVPADAGWLADLPKLTRILDRMVGPAITVHRIRRVPASFDARFSATLRRYRYRLCDARAMPPLWRHDTWHIGRHDTEPVDVDAMDAAGQSLVGEHDFASFCRRREIRLSDGRRVEGTTMRTVTRLAVRRSRPAGLVLVRIDGTAFCHQMVRSITGTLVEVGRGRRPVDWVGEVLDARDRSVAGPVAPPQGLSLVGVRY; this is encoded by the coding sequence GTGCGCGAGCCCACCACCCGCCTGCGGATCGACCTGGCCTACGACGGCGAGCCCTTCGCGGGCTTCGCCGCACAACCTGATCAGCACACCGTGCAGGGCGTCCTCGAGGACGCCCTGTCGCGTGTCCTGACCCGGGGGGAGGTCGCGGTCAGCACGGTCGTGGCCGGGCGGACCGACCGGGGCGTCCACGCCGAGGCCCAGACCGTCCACGCCGACGTCCCCGCGGACGCCGGGTGGCTGGCCGACCTGCCGAAGCTGACGCGGATCCTCGACCGGATGGTCGGCCCCGCGATCACGGTCCACCGGATCCGCCGGGTGCCGGCGAGCTTCGACGCCCGCTTCTCAGCGACCCTGCGCCGCTACCGCTACCGGCTGTGCGACGCGCGGGCGATGCCGCCGCTGTGGCGCCACGACACATGGCACATCGGGCGACACGACACCGAGCCCGTCGACGTCGACGCCATGGACGCGGCCGGTCAGTCGCTGGTGGGCGAGCACGACTTCGCCAGCTTCTGCCGCCGGCGGGAGATCCGCCTGTCCGACGGGCGCCGGGTGGAGGGCACGACCATGCGGACCGTCACCCGCCTCGCGGTGCGGCGGTCCCGACCCGCCGGCCTCGTGCTCGTCCGCATCGACGGGACCGCGTTCTGCCACCAGATGGTCCGCTCGATCACGGGGACCCTCGTCGAGGTCGGTCGCGGTCGCCGTCCCGTCGACTGGGTCGGCGAGGTGCTCGACGCCCGCGACCGGTCCGTCGCCGGACCGGTCGCCCCACCCCAGGGTCTGTCCCTGGTCGGCGTCCGCTACTGA
- the rplM gene encoding 50S ribosomal protein L13 gives MRTFSPTPADIDPKWHVVDADGMVLGRLATQVAHILRGKHKPTFAPHMDMGDFVIVVNASKIRLTGNKGRDKWTWTHSGYPGGIKGKPIGEVLADNPQRLVEDAVKGMLPKNTIGRKQLRKLKVYAGPEHPHDAQNPQPLAAQ, from the coding sequence ATGCGCACGTTCTCCCCAACCCCTGCCGACATCGACCCGAAGTGGCACGTCGTCGACGCCGACGGCATGGTCCTCGGCCGTCTCGCCACGCAGGTCGCCCACATCCTGCGCGGCAAGCACAAGCCCACCTTCGCGCCCCACATGGACATGGGCGACTTCGTGATCGTGGTCAACGCCTCGAAGATCCGGCTGACCGGCAACAAGGGTCGCGACAAGTGGACCTGGACCCACTCCGGCTACCCGGGCGGCATCAAGGGCAAGCCGATCGGCGAGGTCCTGGCGGACAACCCCCAGCGCCTGGTCGAGGACGCGGTCAAGGGGATGCTCCCGAAGAACACGATCGGCCGCAAGCAGCTGCGCAAGCTCAAGGTCTACGCCGGCCCCGAGCACCCGCACGACGCCCAGAACCCGCAGCCCCTGGCCGCGCAGTAA
- the rpsI gene encoding 30S ribosomal protein S9, with product MSSLESLESFEPTAEDAPVAGRSREIHTGRRKRSVARVRLVRGTGQFTINGRSLDDYFPTEILQMTINEPFKVTETMGEWDVIARIHGGGISGQAGALRHGIARALEAQDPEWRPPLKKAGLLTRDDRQVERKKYGLKKARKAPQYSKR from the coding sequence ATGAGCAGCCTCGAATCCCTGGAATCCTTCGAGCCGACGGCCGAGGACGCCCCCGTCGCCGGCCGCAGCCGCGAGATCCACACCGGCCGCCGCAAGCGGTCCGTGGCCCGCGTGCGCCTCGTCCGCGGCACCGGCCAGTTCACGATCAACGGCCGCAGCCTCGACGACTACTTCCCCACCGAGATCCTGCAGATGACGATCAACGAGCCCTTCAAGGTCACCGAGACCATGGGTGAGTGGGACGTCATCGCGCGGATCCACGGCGGCGGCATCTCCGGCCAGGCCGGTGCGCTGCGCCACGGGATCGCCCGTGCGCTCGAGGCTCAGGACCCCGAGTGGCGCCCGCCGCTGAAGAAGGCCGGTCTGCTGACCCGAGACGACCGCCAGGTCGAGCGGAAGAAGTACGGCCTCAAGAAGGCCCGCAAGGCCCCCCAGTACTCCAAGCGCTAG